Sequence from the Candidatus Binatia bacterium genome:
GCGGAAGCGGCGGTGCTCGATCGCCGGCGCAGGGTTCGCGCCGGGCGCATCGTGGTCCGCCGCACGAGGGAGCACGAGAAGGCGCGATTCGTCGCGTTCGGCCGAGGGGTGCTGCGCGATCCGGTCGGCGGGAAGGCTGTAGTCGAAGTCGGAGGTGCGGAGGGGCCCCGCGTTCACCCCGCCGGCCGCTCGACGCCCGCCAGCGACGCGATGGCCGAGACCAGGTCGTTCGCCTCGATCGGCTTCGTGAGGTAGGCCTGGTATCCCGCCTCCAGCGCGCGCCGCTGCGTGTCGCCGCCGGTGTAGGCGGTCAGGGCGAGCGCCGGGACGGTACCGCCGCGCTCCCGGCCCCGCTCGCGCACGGCGCGGATCAGCGTGATCCCGTCCATGCCCGACATCGCGATGTCGCTGATCAGCACGTCGGGCTTCTCACGGCCGAGCGCGATCAAGGCCTCGGGGACCGACCGCGCGGACGTCACGCTCGCCCCCGACCGCTGCAGCAGGGCGGAGATCGCCTCCAGGGCGTCGGGGTCGTCCTCGACCACCAGCAGCCGGAGCCGGTTCAGGCTGGGCGTTTCCGAGAGGACCGGCTTCACGTCCGGTCGCGCCATGGAGCGCACCGCCGAGAGCCCGCGCGCCTCGGCCGGAGGAAGGCTCACGATCATCGTGGTGCCGCCCCCCAGACCCGGGCTCCTCGCCTCGACGGCGCCGCCGTGCAGCTCGACGATCTGCCGCACGATCGCGAGCCCCAGCCCCAGCCCGCTCTCGGAGCGCGTGGTCGAGGGGTCGGCCTGGTGGAAGCGCTCGAAGATCTTCGGCAGGACGTCGGGAGCGATCCCCTTGCCGGTGTCGGCCACCTCGATCCGGACGCCCGCCTCGGTGCCCCGGACCGACACGCGCACGGTGCCGTCCCGCGGCGTGAACTTGATCGCGTTCGAGAGCAGGTTCCAGACGACCTGCTGCAGGCGCGTCGCGTCCCCCCACACGGGACCCGCGGTGTCCTCGACCATCGATTCCACGCGCACGTGCTTGGCCTCGGCCGCGCCGCGGATGTTCACGATCGCCGCGGCGACGATCGGCTCCAGCTCCACCAGGGCCACGTCCAGGCGCAGCTTTCCCGAGACGATGCGGGAGACGTCGAGCAGGTCGTCGATCAGCTTCATCTGCAGCCGGACGTTCCGCTCGATCACGTCGAGCCCGCGCGTCAGCTGCGCTTCGTCGCCGTTCGCGGAGCGGAGCAGGGAGACCCACGATAGCATGGTGCCGAGGGGCGAGCGCAGCTCGTGGGAGAGGGTGGCCAGGAACTCGTCCTTGCTCTGGTTCGCGGCCTCGACCGCCTCGCGCGCCGCTTCGGCGGCGCTCCGTGCCGACTGCTCGCCGGCGAGCGCGGCGCGCAGCGAGTCCTCGGCCCGGCGCACGCGCAGGAGCGAGCGCACGGTCGCGACGAGCACGGTGGGTTCGATCGGCTCGGTGAGGGCGGCGTCGGCCCCCCCTTCCAGGGCCCGCACGGTATCGGCATCGCTCACGTACGTGGCCGACACTTGGAGAACCAGGGTGGAGGCGGTCCCGGGATCGGCCTTGATCCGGCGGCAGACCTCCCAGCCGTCCAGTCCCGGGAGCTTCACATCCAGAACCACGATGCGAGGCTCGCGCTCGGCTACGAGGCGCAGCGCCTCGAGCCCGTCCTTGGCCTGGATCACTTCATAGCCCGCGCGCGCCAGGATCCGCTCCTTGTGGTAGCGCGCGGTGTCGGTGTCGTCCACGACCAGGATCAGCTCCGGCTGGGGGGCCATCGATCGCTCCTACGCGGCGGCCGTCCGCCGCATCGCCTCTTCGACGCGCGGCAGGATGCGCTCGCGGGAAAGTGTTTCCTTGGAGATCACGCCCGCGGCCATTTCGAGGAGCCGGTCGCGCTCGCCTTCCCCGAGCGCCTTGGACGTGACCACGAACACGGGAATCTCGCGCGTCATCGGATCGCTCTTCAGGCGGCGCAGAACCTCCTCGCCGTCCTGGTCGGGCATCCGGAGATCGAGGCAAATCGCGCCGACCTGCCCGGAGCCCGCGACGTGGAGCGCCTCGGCTCCCGTGGCGGCCTCGAGCACCTCGACGTGCGGCGCCGTCAGGCTCTGGCGGATCAGATAGCGCGAGATCTCCTCGTCGTCCACGATCAGCACGCGGCGCATGACGACGTCTCCCGTCATGGACGAGATCTGCCGGATCAGGCGCTGGCGGTCGATCGGCTTGATCAGGTAGGCGTCCGCTCCCAGCGCGGCTCCCTTGGCCTGATCCTCGACGGTGCTCACGATCAGGATCGGCGTCGCTCCCGTATCCGGACGGCGCCGGAGCTCGGTCAGGAAGGCCCAGGTATCCTCGCCGCGCAGCAGGACGTCGAGGAGGATCAGCGCCGGGCTCATGATCGACAGCGCCTCGCGCGCCTCGCGCAGCGTTCGGGCGTGGAGCACCTGATAGCCCGCGGCCGAGAGGTACTTCTCGTAGAGAAGTGCCTCCTCGGGCGCGTCCTCGACCACGAGTACGGGGAGGCGCCCGGGCATCGGGTGCCAGGAATCCAGGGCCACGCTGTCGCGCTCCGCGTAGGAGACCGGGATCTCCGCCACGAACGTGGATCCGGCGCCCACTTCGCTCCGCACGGAAACCGATCCGCCCAGGAGCTCGGCCAGCCTGCGGCAGAGGGGAAGCCCCAGTCCCGTGCCGCGGACCCTCCGCTGGATCGCGCTGTCGATCTGCGTGAACTCCTGGAAGATCCGCTCCTGGTCCTCGGGCGCGATCCCGATGCCGGTGTCCGACACCTCGAACGCGATCTTCCCTCCGCCGTTGACCAGGCGCGCGCGCACGCGGACCTCGCCCTGCTCGGTGAACTTGAGCGCGTTCGAGATGAAGTTGCGCAGGATCTGCGAGACCTTTCCCTCGTCGGTATGGAGCGGCGGGATCTCCTCCGGCTCCTCGAAGACCAGGGCGACCGAGGTGGTGACGAGGAGCGGCCGGAGCATGCCGCGCAGGGCCCCGAAGAGGTTCGACACCTCGAAGAGGGTGGGGCGCACCTCGGACTTCCCCGCCTCCACCTTGGCCAGGTCGAGCAGGTCGTTCACCAGCTCCGACAGCTCGCTGGAGGCGCGCCGGATGAACTGAACCTGCCGCTCCTGCTCCGCCGTGAGCGGGCCGTCGGTGCGCTCGAGGAGCATCCAGGCAAGCGCCTGGATCGAGTTCACCGGCGTGCGGAATTCGTGCGTCATGTTCGAGAGGAAGCGCGACTTGAGCTCGTCGGCGCGGCGCAGATGGTCGGCCTTCTCGTCCAGCTCGGCGTAGAGCGCGACCACCCCGCGGTTGGTGTCCTCCAGCTCGCGGTTCAGCACCAGGAGCTGCTCCTGGCGCTGCTCCAGCTCGGCCATGGTGGCGAGCAGCTCCTGGTTCTGGCGCTGGATCTCCCCGAGGGCGTCCTGCGGCTTTTCCTTCGCGAGCGACTCGGCGATCGCGACGATTTCCGCCGGGCTCACGAGCGGCCGCCCCGGGGGGACGAGCTTGCTCAGGGTGACGGTCGTTCCCTGCGCCGGATCGGACACGATGCTGAACTGGTCCATCAGGCGCCGCGCGCCGGAGATGCCGATTCCCATGCCCGTCGTGGAGCGGTAGCGCCCCTCGAGGATCTCCGTCAGCCGGCGGATGCCCGGCCCCGTGTCGGTGACCCGGATCGTGAACACCTGGGGCGGCGTGACTCCCTCGACCCGGAACTCGGCCATCCCCTGCTGCGCGTAGGCGACCGCGTTCCGCGCGATCTCCGAGACGGCGGTGGCGATCCGCACCTGATCCTGTCCGTCGAATCCGAGGAGACCCGCGATCCGCCGCGCGCGCTGGCGCGCGAGCACCACGTCCACCTCCTGGCGCAGGGCGAGCGAGAGGATGCGGCTGCTCACGCGGCCTCCCGCAGCGCGACGGCGGTGGCGTCGTCCCGCCCCCTGCCGAAATCGCGGTAGAGAGCGCCGGCGATGACCGCCGGATGGCGATGCTGGAGTCCAGGATACCGGGCGAGGTCCCAGTGGGTGGCGATCCCGTCGGTGTGGAGCAGGACCAGGGCGCGCCGGGGCCAGGGATAGACGAACTCGTGAACCTTGCGAACGGAGTGGCCCAGGACGCCGTGGTGGGAGACCATCGACCGCTGCTCTCCGGGAGCGTGCACGGAGGCGGAGATGTTGCCGATCCCCACGAAGCGGCCCACGCGCTCCTGAAGATCCAGCTCGAGCACGGCCCCGGCGGCCCCGCGCGTGGCGCGGAGTCCCTCGTGGATGCGCTCGAGGATCGAGACCGGCCCCTCGTCGGTGTGCTCCAGGAAGAGGCGCGCCGCCAGCGAGGAGGCGGCATGCGCGTCGGCGCCGTGCCCGAGACCGTCGACGACCAGGACCAGCGTGCGGTCGGGGCGATGGGCGACCGCCCAGGCGTCCCCGGAGAGCTCCTCGCCGGGGCAGGGGACCTGGACCGCCCCGACCTCGATGGCGCTCGCGTCGCCCCGGGGCTCGGCCCCCACCCTGGCGAACAGGATGGTGCCCGTCTCGCCGCTGTAGAGATCGAAGCAGGTGGCGATCCGGCGAATGGCGCCGAGGCCGCCTCCGATGCTCCCCTCCCTCGTCGAGAAGCCGTCGCGCAGGGCGCGATCGAGGTCGCGGATGCCGGGGCCGCGGTCGAGCGCGACGATCTCCACGGCCCGCATTTCCGGTTCCCTCACGGTCGAGAGCACGATCTCTCCCCCCTGCGCGTGCTTCACGAGATTCGTCGCCGCC
This genomic interval carries:
- a CDS encoding response regulator, with the translated sequence MAPQPELILVVDDTDTARYHKERILARAGYEVIQAKDGLEALRLVAEREPRIVVLDVKLPGLDGWEVCRRIKADPGTASTLVLQVSATYVSDADTVRALEGGADAALTEPIEPTVLVATVRSLLRVRRAEDSLRAALAGEQSARSAAEAAREAVEAANQSKDEFLATLSHELRSPLGTMLSWVSLLRSANGDEAQLTRGLDVIERNVRLQMKLIDDLLDVSRIVSGKLRLDVALVELEPIVAAAIVNIRGAAEAKHVRVESMVEDTAGPVWGDATRLQQVVWNLLSNAIKFTPRDGTVRVSVRGTEAGVRIEVADTGKGIAPDVLPKIFERFHQADPSTTRSESGLGLGLAIVRQIVELHGGAVEARSPGLGGGTTMIVSLPPAEARGLSAVRSMARPDVKPVLSETPSLNRLRLLVVEDDPDALEAISALLQRSGASVTSARSVPEALIALGREKPDVLISDIAMSGMDGITLIRAVRERGRERGGTVPALALTAYTGGDTQRRALEAGYQAYLTKPIEANDLVSAIASLAGVERPAG
- a CDS encoding ATP-binding protein, which gives rise to MSSRILSLALRQEVDVVLARQRARRIAGLLGFDGQDQVRIATAVSEIARNAVAYAQQGMAEFRVEGVTPPQVFTIRVTDTGPGIRRLTEILEGRYRSTTGMGIGISGARRLMDQFSIVSDPAQGTTVTLSKLVPPGRPLVSPAEIVAIAESLAKEKPQDALGEIQRQNQELLATMAELEQRQEQLLVLNRELEDTNRGVVALYAELDEKADHLRRADELKSRFLSNMTHEFRTPVNSIQALAWMLLERTDGPLTAEQERQVQFIRRASSELSELVNDLLDLAKVEAGKSEVRPTLFEVSNLFGALRGMLRPLLVTTSVALVFEEPEEIPPLHTDEGKVSQILRNFISNALKFTEQGEVRVRARLVNGGGKIAFEVSDTGIGIAPEDQERIFQEFTQIDSAIQRRVRGTGLGLPLCRRLAELLGGSVSVRSEVGAGSTFVAEIPVSYAERDSVALDSWHPMPGRLPVLVVEDAPEEALLYEKYLSAAGYQVLHARTLREAREALSIMSPALILLDVLLRGEDTWAFLTELRRRPDTGATPILIVSTVEDQAKGAALGADAYLIKPIDRQRLIRQISSMTGDVVMRRVLIVDDEEISRYLIRQSLTAPHVEVLEAATGAEALHVAGSGQVGAICLDLRMPDQDGEEVLRRLKSDPMTREIPVFVVTSKALGEGERDRLLEMAAGVISKETLSRERILPRVEEAMRRTAAA
- a CDS encoding ATP-binding protein, with protein sequence MAVIETQAIPVREMSQAGQVRRAAAVLAESIGFDSEETGRVGLVATEAATNLVKHAQGGEIVLSTVREPEMRAVEIVALDRGPGIRDLDRALRDGFSTREGSIGGGLGAIRRIATCFDLYSGETGTILFARVGAEPRGDASAIEVGAVQVPCPGEELSGDAWAVAHRPDRTLVLVVDGLGHGADAHAASSLAARLFLEHTDEGPVSILERIHEGLRATRGAAGAVLELDLQERVGRFVGIGNISASVHAPGEQRSMVSHHGVLGHSVRKVHEFVYPWPRRALVLLHTDGIATHWDLARYPGLQHRHPAVIAGALYRDFGRGRDDATAVALREAA